A window of Candidatus Thermoplasmatota archaeon contains these coding sequences:
- a CDS encoding pyridoxal phosphate-dependent aminotransferase yields the protein MPRRFVAERLGRVHESGTVKITDAVARLRKEGRDVVSFSVGEPDFPTPAPIVAAAKKALDEGRTKYVSAWGIPELREAVAEKSRRENGIPCETADVLVTPAKQAIFYAILGTIDPGDEVLIPDPAWVSYEPLVALAGGKVVRVPTDLASEFRVLPERVAEAITPATKLIILNSPSNPTGGVMTPEDVAGVADLARDRDLLVLSDELYEKVLYEGRHVSIASLPGMAERTLTVNGVSKAYAMTGWRGGWLVGPRPIMKELIKLQQHSLTHPATFNQYAFLAALTMDQAPVAAMVEEFRARRDLVVKGLARIPGFHANVPKGAFYVFPRYDFPLDSLAFAEKLLHEGGVAVTPGVEFGPLGERHLRLSYANSRANLEKGLARIAEVAARLA from the coding sequence ATGCCCCGCCGCTTCGTCGCCGAGCGCCTCGGCCGCGTCCACGAATCGGGCACCGTGAAGATCACCGACGCGGTCGCGCGCCTCAGGAAGGAAGGCCGCGACGTCGTGAGCTTCAGCGTGGGCGAGCCCGACTTCCCGACGCCCGCGCCCATCGTCGCGGCCGCGAAGAAGGCCCTCGACGAGGGCCGCACGAAGTACGTCTCCGCGTGGGGCATCCCGGAACTCCGCGAAGCCGTCGCCGAGAAGTCGCGGCGCGAGAACGGCATCCCGTGCGAAACCGCGGACGTGCTCGTGACGCCCGCGAAGCAGGCCATCTTCTACGCGATCCTCGGCACGATCGACCCCGGCGACGAGGTCCTCATCCCGGACCCCGCCTGGGTGAGCTACGAGCCCCTCGTCGCGCTCGCGGGCGGCAAGGTCGTGCGCGTCCCGACGGACCTCGCCTCGGAGTTCCGCGTCCTCCCCGAGCGCGTCGCGGAGGCGATCACGCCGGCGACGAAGCTCATCATCCTGAACTCGCCTTCGAACCCGACGGGCGGCGTCATGACGCCCGAGGACGTGGCGGGGGTCGCGGACCTCGCGCGCGACCGCGATCTCCTCGTCCTCTCGGACGAGCTCTACGAGAAGGTCCTGTACGAGGGCCGCCACGTCTCCATCGCTTCCCTCCCCGGCATGGCCGAGCGCACGCTCACCGTGAACGGCGTCTCGAAGGCCTACGCGATGACGGGCTGGCGCGGCGGGTGGCTCGTCGGTCCGCGTCCGATCATGAAGGAGCTGATCAAGCTCCAGCAGCACAGCCTCACGCACCCCGCGACGTTCAACCAGTACGCGTTCCTCGCGGCCCTCACGATGGACCAGGCCCCCGTCGCCGCGATGGTGGAGGAGTTCCGCGCGCGGCGCGACCTCGTCGTGAAGGGCCTCGCGCGCATCCCCGGGTTCCACGCGAACGTGCCGAAGGGCGCGTTCTACGTCTTCCCGCGCTACGATTTCCCGCTCGACTCCCTCGCCTTCGCGGAGAAGCTCCTCCACGAGGGCGGCGTCGCGGTCACGCCGGGCGTCGAGTTCGGCCCGCTCGGGGAGCGCCACCTGCGCCTCTCGTACGCGAACTCGCGCGCGAACCTCGAGAAGGGTCTCGCGCGCATCGCGGAGGTCGCGGCCCGGCTCGCCTGA
- the ribH gene encoding 6,7-dimethyl-8-ribityllumazine synthase, producing MAIAVAHFNRELTHAMRDRAVARAKELGYDPSPVVSVEGTYDLPFAVAECLRAKGVVAAVAIGVVVTGETKHDELIAHAAAKSLLDLSLAARKPVGLAVTGPGQTYAQAEARLDRAEAAVEAAHAMLKAAKDAR from the coding sequence ATGGCGATCGCCGTTGCCCACTTCAACCGCGAGCTCACGCACGCGATGCGCGACCGTGCCGTCGCGCGCGCGAAGGAGCTCGGCTACGATCCGTCGCCCGTCGTGAGCGTCGAGGGCACCTACGACCTCCCGTTCGCGGTCGCCGAGTGCCTGCGCGCGAAGGGCGTCGTCGCCGCGGTGGCGATCGGCGTCGTCGTGACGGGCGAGACGAAGCACGACGAGCTCATCGCGCACGCCGCCGCGAAATCCCTCCTCGACCTCTCGCTCGCTGCGCGCAAGCCCGTCGGCCTCGCGGTCACCGGCCCCGGCCAGACGTACGCGCAGGCCGAGGCCCGGCTCGACCGCGCCGAGGCCGCGGTCGAAGCGGCGCACGCGATGCTCAAGGCCGCAAAGGACGCGCGCTGA
- a CDS encoding 3,4-dihydroxy-2-butanone-4-phosphate synthase, producing the protein MTDSSARRLATAYDRLAQGGFVLVYDADGREEEVDLFVAAERATPAAVETLRRDAGGLVFLAVDAGVGARLGLPFLHDLFRDAAAKHPVLAKLIPNDLRYDTRSSFSLTINHRGTFTGITDNDRSLTITEFGRLAARAPALAPEEAQAAFGAAFRAPGHVHLCVGAPRPFVDRSGHTEIAVALARVAGVTPVLAGAEMLDRGVALSRSKAEAWARAHDTVVVTGEEIAAAYAKLHEQARPVVQR; encoded by the coding sequence GTGACGGATTCTTCCGCCCGTCGGCTCGCGACGGCCTACGACCGACTCGCCCAGGGCGGCTTCGTTCTCGTCTACGACGCGGACGGCCGCGAGGAGGAGGTCGACCTCTTCGTTGCCGCCGAGCGCGCGACGCCCGCCGCCGTCGAGACGCTGCGACGGGACGCGGGGGGCCTCGTGTTCCTCGCGGTCGACGCCGGCGTGGGGGCGCGCCTGGGCCTTCCGTTCCTGCACGACCTCTTCCGCGACGCGGCCGCGAAGCACCCGGTGCTCGCGAAGCTCATCCCGAACGATCTGCGTTACGACACGCGCTCCTCGTTCTCGCTCACGATCAATCACCGCGGGACGTTCACGGGCATCACCGACAACGACCGCTCGCTCACCATCACGGAGTTCGGCCGGCTTGCCGCGCGCGCCCCCGCCCTCGCGCCCGAGGAGGCGCAGGCGGCCTTCGGCGCCGCCTTCCGCGCGCCCGGCCACGTGCACCTCTGCGTCGGCGCTCCGCGCCCGTTCGTGGACCGCTCGGGCCACACGGAGATCGCCGTCGCGCTCGCGCGCGTCGCGGGCGTCACGCCCGTCCTTGCGGGCGCGGAGATGCTCGACCGCGGCGTCGCGCTCTCCCGATCGAAGGCCGAGGCCTGGGCCCGCGCGCACGACACCGTCGTCGTGACCGGCGAGGAGATCGCCGCGGCCTACGCCAAGCTTCATGAGCAGGCCCGGCCTGTCGTGCAACGTTGA
- a CDS encoding formate--phosphoribosylaminoimidazolecarboxamide ligase, producing the protein MAPFDGARLLAGYDPSKITIATVCSHSSLQIFHGARLEGFRTLGICVGEPPKHYDAFPAAKPDKFLSLKSYAELAERTDELVRENVILIPHGSFVEYMGADKFAELKVPTFGNRKVLAWESDRSVAAKWLTAAGLTLPKHIDDPRDIIEPVIVKYHGAKGGRGFFVARNYHEFKRKIDDTKPYVIQEFVLGTRYYLHYFYSPIADSGYKLSKGAIQFMGADRRDETNIDEANRLGSIGELEEIGITPTFVVSGNFPLIIRESLLPKVFKMGAGVVESSLDLFGGMIGPFCLETVVTDKLDFKVFEISARIVAGTNLYPGGSPYTDYIEPGLSTGRRIAREIKEASKK; encoded by the coding sequence ATGGCCCCCTTCGACGGCGCCCGGCTCCTTGCGGGTTACGACCCCTCGAAGATCACGATCGCGACGGTCTGCTCGCACTCGTCGCTGCAGATCTTCCACGGCGCGCGACTCGAGGGCTTCCGCACCCTCGGCATCTGCGTCGGCGAACCCCCGAAGCACTACGACGCGTTCCCCGCTGCGAAGCCTGACAAGTTCCTCTCGCTCAAGTCCTACGCGGAGCTCGCCGAGCGCACGGACGAGCTCGTGCGCGAGAACGTGATCCTGATCCCGCACGGCTCCTTTGTCGAGTACATGGGCGCCGACAAGTTCGCGGAGCTCAAGGTCCCCACCTTCGGCAACCGGAAGGTCCTCGCATGGGAGTCCGACCGGAGCGTCGCCGCGAAGTGGCTCACGGCCGCGGGCCTCACGCTCCCGAAGCACATCGACGACCCGCGCGACATCATCGAGCCCGTGATCGTGAAGTACCACGGCGCGAAGGGCGGCCGCGGCTTCTTCGTGGCGCGCAACTACCACGAGTTCAAGCGCAAGATCGACGACACGAAGCCGTACGTCATCCAGGAGTTCGTGCTTGGCACGCGCTACTACCTGCACTATTTCTACAGCCCCATCGCGGACTCGGGCTACAAGCTCTCGAAGGGCGCGATCCAGTTCATGGGCGCGGACCGCCGTGACGAGACGAACATCGACGAGGCGAACCGCCTCGGCTCCATCGGCGAGCTCGAGGAGATCGGCATCACGCCCACGTTCGTCGTGAGCGGCAACTTCCCGCTCATCATCCGCGAATCGCTCCTCCCGAAGGTGTTCAAGATGGGCGCGGGCGTCGTCGAGTCGAGCCTCGACCTCTTCGGCGGCATGATCGGGCCCTTCTGCCTCGAGACGGTCGTGACGGACAAGCTCGATTTCAAGGTGTTCGAGATCAGCGCGCGCATCGTCGCGGGCACGAACCTGTATCCGGGCGGGTCGCCGTACACGGACTACATCGAGCCCGGCCTCTCCACGGGCCGCCGCATCGCGCGCGAGATCAAGGAAGCCTCGAAGAAG
- the ribC gene encoding riboflavin synthase, with product MADRRAAKRAGPARGRKPRAPRASPGGEASARRARRAPRSAPARDAKPRIGVVDTTFSRVNMGAAALDELAKRAAGEVIVERVTVPGVKDLPAAARRFFDRGADLVIACGMVGPEDVDKTCGHEASLGLMWIRAALGKPLLEVFVHMDEVKTDKDLQWLAESRTREHALNAVWMLLEPERLVEQAGTGQRQGFDDAGPIT from the coding sequence ATGGCCGACCGACGCGCCGCGAAGCGCGCCGGCCCGGCCCGCGGGCGCAAGCCGCGCGCGCCGCGGGCGAGCCCGGGCGGCGAAGCCTCCGCGCGTCGCGCCCGGCGAGCCCCACGGTCGGCCCCCGCACGCGACGCGAAGCCGCGCATCGGCGTCGTCGACACGACCTTCAGCCGCGTGAACATGGGCGCGGCCGCGCTCGACGAGCTCGCGAAGCGCGCGGCCGGCGAGGTCATCGTGGAGCGCGTCACGGTCCCGGGCGTCAAGGACCTCCCCGCGGCCGCGCGGCGCTTCTTCGACCGCGGCGCGGACCTCGTGATCGCCTGCGGCATGGTGGGCCCCGAGGACGTCGACAAGACGTGCGGCCACGAGGCGAGCCTCGGCCTCATGTGGATCCGCGCCGCGCTCGGCAAGCCGCTTCTCGAGGTCTTCGTCCACATGGACGAGGTGAAGACCGACAAGGACCTCCAATGGCTCGCGGAGTCGCGCACGCGCGAGCATGCTCTCAACGCCGTCTGGATGCTCCTCGAGCCGGAGCGGCTCGTCGAGCAGGCCGGGACGGGACAACGCCAGGGGTTCGACGATGCCGGCCCGATCACGTAA
- a CDS encoding adenylyltransferase/cytidyltransferase family protein: MTRRVMAVGVFDLIHLGHLRYLEEAKRLGDELVVVVATDASVRLRKHATITPQEMRAALVAALKPVDRAIVGHEDDQYKSVEDVRPDVIALGYDDYHRVDEIRRELARRGLGHIEVVRMPEFDHDLNGTRKIVQRILDRELGRTGASS; encoded by the coding sequence TTGACGCGACGGGTCATGGCGGTGGGCGTGTTCGACCTCATCCACCTGGGGCACCTCCGCTACCTCGAGGAGGCGAAGCGGCTCGGCGACGAGCTCGTGGTCGTCGTCGCGACGGACGCGAGCGTGCGCCTGCGCAAGCACGCGACCATCACCCCCCAGGAGATGCGCGCGGCCCTCGTCGCGGCCCTCAAGCCCGTCGACCGCGCGATCGTGGGCCACGAGGACGACCAGTACAAGAGCGTCGAGGACGTGCGCCCTGACGTCATCGCCCTCGGCTACGACGACTACCACCGCGTGGACGAGATCCGCCGCGAACTCGCGCGCCGCGGCCTCGGCCACATCGAGGTCGTGCGCATGCCGGAGTTCGACCACGACCTCAACGGCACGCGCAAGATCGTGCAGCGGATCCTCGACCGCGAGCTCGGCCGTACGGGAGCGTCCTCCTGA
- a CDS encoding 3-oxoacyl-ACP reductase family protein encodes MAAVAERPRPLFDLTGKAALVTGGGRGIGRAVAETLAQAGAAVAVNDVSGRGHADEVAREVEARGGAALAVVADVSRPVDVRDMIQRVTERFGRLDVLVNNAGIFTPRPFLDIPEEEWDRVIDVNLKGQFLVAQAAARAMVERGEGGRILNVASIASGGVGVGFPGTAHYAASKGGVIALTETLAIELGPHGITVNAIAPGLIRTDMTRDLMEDPEGLDRMLARIPVGRAGEPEDVAALAAFLASDEAAYCNGAVFYVDGGWLAG; translated from the coding sequence ATGGCAGCCGTTGCGGAGCGTCCTCGTCCCCTCTTCGATCTCACGGGAAAGGCGGCGCTGGTCACGGGCGGCGGACGAGGCATCGGCCGGGCCGTCGCCGAGACCCTGGCGCAGGCGGGCGCGGCCGTCGCCGTGAACGACGTCTCGGGCCGCGGCCACGCGGACGAGGTCGCCCGCGAGGTCGAGGCGCGGGGCGGCGCGGCGCTCGCCGTGGTGGCGGACGTCTCCCGTCCCGTGGACGTCCGGGACATGATCCAGCGGGTGACGGAGCGCTTCGGCCGTCTCGACGTCCTCGTGAACAATGCGGGCATCTTCACGCCCCGGCCTTTCCTGGACATCCCGGAGGAGGAGTGGGACCGCGTGATCGACGTGAACCTCAAGGGCCAGTTCCTCGTCGCGCAGGCCGCGGCGCGAGCGATGGTGGAGCGGGGCGAAGGCGGGCGCATCCTGAACGTCGCGAGCATCGCCTCGGGGGGCGTCGGCGTCGGCTTCCCCGGAACCGCGCACTACGCCGCATCGAAAGGCGGCGTGATCGCGCTCACGGAGACGCTCGCGATCGAACTCGGCCCGCACGGCATCACCGTGAACGCGATCGCGCCCGGCCTCATCCGGACGGACATGACGCGCGACCTCATGGAGGATCCCGAAGGTCTCGACCGGATGCTCGCGCGGATTCCCGTCGGTCGCGCGGGCGAACCGGAGGACGTCGCGGCCTTGGCCGCGTTCCTCGCCTCCGACGAGGCCGCCTACTGCAACGGCGCCGTCTTCTACGTGGACGGGGGTTGGCTCGCGGGTTAG
- a CDS encoding 30S ribosomal protein S17e — protein MGNIRPTYIKRVAIELVERYPQEFTADFDQNKLKVSALTTPMAKQMRNRIAGYVTRYRTQQEEI, from the coding sequence ATGGGTAACATCCGCCCGACCTACATCAAGCGCGTCGCCATCGAGCTGGTCGAGCGCTATCCCCAGGAGTTCACGGCCGATTTCGACCAGAACAAGCTCAAGGTGAGCGCCCTCACGACGCCGATGGCCAAGCAGATGCGGAACCGCATCGCGGGCTACGTGACGCGCTACCGGACCCAGCAGGAAGAGATCTAA
- a CDS encoding DUF1616 domain-containing protein, giving the protein MNPIQSAVALALIAFVPGFFLVKALFPRPRAAGFDALLTGFLSVATSLAITIVVGVVLGFLPAEGRGYFQAAGSGFPFIESSLALVSVALAAVAWRRGAFRRESGAPVGPKPAEHANLEPLLANRLTEAELESKKDAPADAAALAASREESRRLERGAIEES; this is encoded by the coding sequence ATGAACCCGATCCAGAGCGCGGTCGCGCTGGCTCTCATCGCCTTCGTTCCCGGGTTCTTCCTCGTGAAGGCGCTCTTCCCAAGGCCCCGCGCGGCCGGGTTCGATGCGTTGCTCACGGGTTTTTTGAGCGTCGCGACGAGCCTCGCGATCACGATCGTGGTCGGCGTCGTGCTGGGTTTCCTTCCCGCGGAGGGCCGCGGCTACTTCCAGGCCGCGGGGTCGGGTTTCCCGTTCATCGAGTCGTCGCTTGCGCTCGTGTCGGTCGCCTTGGCGGCCGTCGCGTGGCGCCGCGGCGCGTTCCGGCGCGAGTCCGGGGCTCCGGTCGGGCCGAAGCCGGCGGAGCATGCGAACCTGGAGCCGCTTCTCGCGAACCGCTTGACGGAGGCGGAGCTGGAATCGAAGAAGGATGCGCCCGCGGACGCCGCGGCGCTCGCCGCGAGCCGGGAGGAGTCGCGGCGGCTCGAGCGGGGCGCGATCGAGGAATCCTGA